The region ACACCGGTCCAAAAGATTCGAGTGACTgattaatataaatatccacCAATATATAGTTGTTGTATATGCATGTATATATTTTATCATCTCCTCCTCCGGAAAATGAATCAAGAATACCAATTCAAGCCGGAAAGTTGGTACGGTGGCCTGAAAATTCCATCTCCGATTGACCCTAACAtttgttgctgctgctgctgttgtTGTTGGTGCAATGAATGAGAAGTTTGTGGAAGTTGGCTGAGCAGAGAGACCATTGAACCGTTATTTCCGTGATCGTGATCGCTTCTTCCGGCACCGTTATCGTATCTCTTATTGCTGGATGACGGACCGGCGCCGGTGTCCACGTCGTCGTTCCAGTACAGAGACGGGAGTGTTCTTTTTAGGGGTAACATGGAGATGGAGCTATTATTGCTCATACCGTCCGAACTGTTTAGTAATCCTTCGAACAGATTGGTGTCGTTTTCAACCATTAATGATCCGTAATTTGCAGTTTTTAGAAACTGTAGTCTTGCATTCTGTTGGCTGCCGATTGTTAAAGAGGGCGGTATCGACCCGAGTAGATCGTCGATTCCGTCGTCTTTTTCGTGATCGATTGGCCGATGGGTGTTGTTTTTCTTGTATATTCTACATAGCACCCAGTCATCAAGCTGCAAAAATTTGAACAAATTTCATAAAAGTAATGAGTGATCAAGAAGAAGAATTGAAAAAAGTatcatttcatcctttaatttCCGTCGAAATttctgaaaaaatatttttaactttttaaacagtTGAATCCACAACTTGTTCAATTTGGGTCCCTTGAGCTGTAGAATAGATTCGATTGTGCGTATCTCTCAAACCAACAACTTAGGAGTGAAATTATCAAAATTGAACAAATAGTGGACTTAATTGTCAAATAAtactaaaatgaattttattgaaattttaaccCATGTTGAAGGAGTAAATTGATCATTTGGCCgaagaaaaatatataagaaCAAAGAGGAAAGAAAGAAGTACTAATTAgcaaatgaaaaagaatcaaTAAAGTATCATTTCATCCTTTAACttatatcaaaatatcaaaaaaatcattttcaactttttaaagaaatttaaagctATAACTTGTTCAATTTGGGTCTCTTGAACAGTAGCATTGATTAAATGGCGCATATCTCTCAAACCAGCTACTTAGGACTGAAATGATCCAAATTGGACAAATAGAGGGCTTAATTGTCgaacaaaaactaaaaacaaattTTGTTGAGATTTTGATCAAAACCGAGGTGTTGAATTGATCATTTGTCACAAAAAGAATATATAAGAACAAAGAAGAATGAAAGAAGTAATTggcaaataaaaaagaatcaatAAAGTATAATTTCACCCTTTAACTTAGatcaaaatctcaaaaaatcatttcaactttttcttttatataatcAAATCCACAACTTATCCAATTTGAGTCATTTCAACCCATGAACTTCACACTGATTCAACCGTGCGCATCTCAAACCAACAACTCAGGATTGAAATGACCCAAATTAAACAAACTTGGGTTTAATTGTTAGAAAAtactaaaatcaatttttattaagATTTTGATCCAAAATAAGGGATAAATTGAAGCTTTGTCAGAAAAAGAAGAAGTAATTAGTAAATAATTACCCTTAAGGAGTTTTTCTTGTTACCCAAGTCACATCCAGGAGGCTTGTTACTAACTTTATTATCTGCTAAACGATACTCATGCATGATCCAATTTGTTTTGATTCCTTTAGGCGGTTTACCTCCATAAAAAACAAGTGCTTTTTTCACACCAACTTTTTGAGTACCACCCGAGGTTAACACAGGCTTATCAGTCCCGGTTGCCTTCCAATACCCTGAAGTTGCCGCTCTGTTCGGCCTCACTCCGTTCGGGTATTTCCGATCCCTCGGGCTGAAAAAATACCATTCTTGCTCGCCGAAAGTCGCCTTCGCtgaaaaaaaaacccaaaaataACCAACaaagaattaatttttaatcaataaaataaatttaaatctgaaaaaaaaaacaataatattttatctTGATTCCGAATATGATAATCTCTAATTCGCGCACACGCAGACACACATACATACGTACATACGTACACGAACCTGGTAATTCCCATGGATCAAACTTGTATAGATCAACTTCTGCTATAATTGATACTGGTAAAGGAGCAGAGGCTGCCTTTTTCTTGAGGTAATGAACTACTAATTCTTCGTCTGTAGGATGAAACCGGAACCCGGGAGGAAGATTCGGCTGTTGCGAACCCGATGATGAATCAGTACTCTCCATGTTAATTTTGTGTAGAATCAGAAAAATTTGGAATTGGGTTTTGGAGATTTATCAGAGAAGAGCATGTtacaaagtttttttttttttttggttgaaGAGGTAGTTCAAATGTTGCATAGAGTTGGCAATAACCATTTCTCTTAAATGGGCATATGGGGTGGGACAAAATTCTAAGGAATAATATTCTACTACAGTTTGATCACCAATTAAAATCCAGCATGCCTATAGAGATAAGGGTATATGAGTAATTTGCTAACTTATGATTTACTTAATGATATATTACCTTTAAAATTAGGGTAATCTTTTTTAAACCATCCCTATAACTTTATaatactttttatttcaataactTAAATCAGTTTTCAAGGAATTTCAATTATcattttttgacttttattttCAGATATTTAGATATTAGATACCCAAAATATCTTTATATTAagagaaaatattataaaatataaaattagtaaccTTTTTTTGAGaatcttataattttttcttacTTAATTCACCATTCTATTTAAGCTTAAttaccaaaaatatttaatctttcaacttttcttttaaattgttattttttgaaaatgtcTATTTTGATCTAATTtcaataagtatattttaatcGTAGTCAATTACTTTTATATTTCTATTgaaaaaatggaaattaaaaaataaataatagtttttaaataaatatatcaagttggtaattattaaaatgtatttataaattgacgtttttaaaaagtttgaataataaataataaaatcaaaaagcCAAGGAATTTATGAGTGATGAAGCCTATTAAACCTAAATTCATGAAAATTTGGATGGAGACATGCAATGGTTAGTGAAGAAGAGATAAAAGAGTTAAGGATTGATGTATAGCTGATAATGACATGTAAAATCTGGGAAATTAGACCGTTGATTGGCTGACACGTGTAAGTGGAAAACCTTGTAAGGGGTGACACGTAGGAAAGGAGGATTTGAGAGTAGGAACCACCACCCACACAAGGCAAACAAAAAGATATAAGTGTAGGGTGTGAACAAACTTTACGCTTCAGATGTCATGCTTTTGTTATGCAAATCCCACCATTCTAAAGCCTTTTGTTATGCAATTAGCCTCGTTTTTGCCCTAATTTTATGTTGCTAGTCGGGATGGAGAATGAAAATGTATTTAGTTAGGGTTTCGAATTCGATTGAGTATTTAGTGATCTTATTCTTATCATCCTAACGGTTTCTATCTGATTCGGACCGAATTAACCACAATGGTGGATCCAAATATCGAACGATACCGGTACGAAAAGAAATTTACCAATGtactaaaacaaatatataattatgCTTATATTTCTCTTAAGAgctattaaaaacatattactaataaaaaaataagaagaaggataagttacattttaaaatttgcgTCTCTGTAAATCACGCGTTTGAGTATGTAAATTAGGAATTATTTGACATAAATTAAAAGTATTTGGgatttaattgactaaaaaagttaaatatgaCCTATTTGATTCCGACACACAAATTTTAGGATTTAAATGAGTAACAAAaagtgatttatttaattttggacACAAATTCAGAGCCGGATTGACCCTTTGCGCAAAATATTAATCACCTTctcttttttacctttttttcaCTTATATGTACTATATCAAATCGATTTATTATGTCAGCGATTGAATGTTTC is a window of Mercurialis annua linkage group LG2, ddMerAnnu1.2, whole genome shotgun sequence DNA encoding:
- the LOC126666821 gene encoding NAC transcription factor 56; the encoded protein is MESTDSSSGSQQPNLPPGFRFHPTDEELVVHYLKKKAASAPLPVSIIAEVDLYKFDPWELPAKATFGEQEWYFFSPRDRKYPNGVRPNRAATSGYWKATGTDKPVLTSGGTQKVGVKKALVFYGGKPPKGIKTNWIMHEYRLADNKVSNKPPGCDLGNKKNSLRLDDWVLCRIYKKNNTHRPIDHEKDDGIDDLLGSIPPSLTIGSQQNARLQFLKTANYGSLMVENDTNLFEGLLNSSDGMSNNSSISMLPLKRTLPSLYWNDDVDTGAGPSSSNKRYDNGAGRSDHDHGNNGSMVSLLSQLPQTSHSLHQQQQQQQQQMLGSIGDGIFRPPYQLSGLNWYS